The proteins below are encoded in one region of Nocardioides marmorisolisilvae:
- a CDS encoding pilus assembly protein TadG-related protein, which translates to MTPRSRDERGSISVWFATAALAMIILVGMAVDLGGKVHTQQQARSAAAQAARTGAQEVQGSTAVRGEDLRVDLTAAKTAAMDYLRAAGVEGTVRVVDGDTLIVTTTDTYTSKFLGIIGLDTMQVTGEASARLIRAEGGIER; encoded by the coding sequence ATGACGCCGCGCTCGCGCGATGAGCGCGGCTCCATCAGCGTCTGGTTCGCCACCGCAGCACTGGCGATGATCATCCTCGTCGGGATGGCCGTCGACCTCGGCGGCAAGGTCCACACCCAGCAGCAAGCCCGCAGCGCGGCCGCCCAGGCCGCCCGCACCGGCGCCCAGGAGGTTCAGGGCTCGACCGCAGTCCGCGGCGAGGACCTCCGCGTCGACCTCACCGCCGCCAAGACGGCCGCCATGGACTATCTCCGCGCCGCCGGCGTGGAGGGAACCGTCCGCGTCGTCGACGGCGACACCCTGATCGTCACCACCACCGACACATACACCAGCAAGTTTCTCGGGATCATCGGCCTGGACACGATGCAGGTCACCGGGGAGGCGTCCGCGCGGCTCATCCGCGCCGAAGGAGGCATCGAGAGATGA
- a CDS encoding TadE/TadG family type IV pilus assembly protein gives MTRQTRRTSTRSRRRDERGSVAIEAAIGVPAFGLFVAMIILGGRVEIAKQSVDAAAYEAARAASIERTQSEAITSGKSAATSSLNDQGLQCTTTNITINAAAFNAPLGTTAQVTATVTCKVDVADLSIPGLPGTRTITATASSPVDAYRERR, from the coding sequence ATGACCAGGCAGACGAGGCGGACCAGCACACGCAGCCGGCGCCGGGACGAGCGCGGGTCGGTGGCCATCGAGGCCGCGATCGGCGTCCCGGCCTTCGGCCTGTTCGTGGCGATGATCATCCTGGGCGGCCGCGTGGAGATCGCCAAGCAGTCCGTGGACGCAGCCGCCTACGAGGCGGCACGAGCGGCCTCCATCGAGCGCACTCAGAGCGAGGCCATCACCTCCGGCAAGTCCGCGGCCACCAGCAGCTTGAACGACCAGGGCCTGCAATGCACGACCACCAACATCACTATCAACGCTGCGGCCTTCAACGCCCCGCTGGGAACCACCGCCCAGGTCACCGCCACCGTGACCTGCAAGGTCGACGTGGCGGACCTGAGCATCCCCGGCCTGCCCGGCACCCGGACGATCACCGCGACCGCCAGCAGCCCCGTCGACGCCTACCGGGAGCGCCGATGA
- a CDS encoding tyrosine-type recombinase/integrase, translated as MTLAVVRSIDSPLRLASAADAEVFEQEIVDQHALAMVGAGLTDGYIDAERSAVIEFARFLGEPVWCATSADADRYLTWLRRERGLSRSTVEGKATAVARFFEFTIARYQGDIHALTGVVVAQPVDEFNRPASTWTQAIRVPPTDKEVDHLFTNWADTLVDQRKYLTAARDFMAASLWRRVGLRLNESRMLDLRDWRPDLGDHGKLHVRFGKGSRGRGPKTRLVPAINGVDGLLNWWLTDVRHQFGDDWNDPDAPLLPSERYDKMTGRPTRVGDDALRAGIAHATARWLPAWEQRLTPHVLRHYCATSLYHRGMALKAIQDLLGHAWLKTTTTYVHVHDDHIERAWDVANERVAQRFNLTSDPRE; from the coding sequence ATGACTCTGGCAGTGGTGCGTTCGATCGACTCGCCGCTGCGGCTGGCGTCTGCCGCGGATGCGGAGGTGTTCGAGCAGGAGATCGTCGACCAGCACGCGCTGGCGATGGTCGGTGCTGGTCTGACCGACGGCTACATCGACGCCGAGCGGTCCGCGGTCATCGAGTTCGCCCGTTTCCTCGGCGAGCCTGTCTGGTGCGCGACCAGCGCGGACGCCGACCGGTACCTGACCTGGCTGCGGCGCGAACGGGGACTGTCGCGATCCACAGTGGAAGGCAAGGCCACCGCGGTGGCACGCTTCTTCGAGTTCACGATCGCCCGCTACCAGGGCGACATCCATGCCCTCACCGGCGTCGTGGTCGCCCAGCCGGTCGATGAGTTCAACCGTCCGGCGTCCACCTGGACTCAGGCGATCCGGGTGCCACCGACCGACAAGGAGGTCGACCACCTGTTCACCAACTGGGCCGACACGCTCGTCGATCAGCGCAAGTACTTGACCGCGGCACGCGACTTCATGGCCGCCTCGCTGTGGCGACGCGTCGGGCTCCGGCTCAACGAGTCGCGGATGTTGGATCTGCGTGACTGGCGTCCCGATCTCGGCGACCACGGCAAGCTCCACGTCCGGTTCGGCAAGGGATCTCGCGGCCGCGGTCCGAAGACCCGGCTGGTGCCGGCCATCAACGGGGTCGACGGGCTGCTCAACTGGTGGCTGACCGACGTGCGCCACCAGTTCGGTGACGACTGGAACGACCCCGACGCACCCCTGCTGCCCAGCGAGCGCTACGACAAGATGACCGGCCGACCGACCAGGGTGGGCGACGATGCCCTCCGTGCCGGGATCGCCCATGCCACCGCACGCTGGCTGCCCGCCTGGGAGCAACGCCTGACACCACACGTGTTGCGCCACTACTGCGCCACTTCGCTCTACCACCGCGGGATGGCGCTCAAGGCCATCCAGGACCTCCTCGGGCACGCCTGGCTCAAGACCACCACCACCTACGTGCACGTCCACGACGACCACATCGAGCGGGCTTGGGACGTAGCCAACGAACGCGTCGCCCAGCGATTCAACCTGACCTCTGACCCGAGGGAGTGA
- a CDS encoding helix-turn-helix domain-containing protein, which translates to MKWNLRMAAAEHGIWKSTDLRRMLADAGLEISAGKMSGLWTGNPTTIRLDDLDVICEVLGCEPSKLLIREPGKVAALRSNTTATGDGPGNPTPTVQPRLGRNRTRPPE; encoded by the coding sequence ATGAAGTGGAACCTGCGCATGGCCGCCGCCGAACATGGCATCTGGAAGTCCACCGACCTGCGTCGCATGCTCGCCGACGCGGGGCTCGAGATCTCCGCCGGGAAGATGTCGGGCCTGTGGACCGGCAACCCCACCACCATCCGCCTCGATGACCTTGACGTGATCTGCGAGGTCCTCGGTTGCGAGCCCTCCAAGCTGTTGATCCGCGAACCCGGCAAGGTCGCAGCGCTGCGCTCGAACACGACAGCCACCGGCGACGGGCCGGGCAACCCGACCCCAACTGTCCAGCCGCGGCTGGGTCGCAACCGGACCCGGCCCCCTGAGTGA
- a CDS encoding TadE/TadG family type IV pilus assembly protein, with translation MFASLHRRSRDERGSVTIQMVFLMPALFLLMFLGLQGALYYHAKQVALAAAQEGAREAGSETGTRDAGVATANTFLHDAGGSDVMTSTSVSGSRTTTTATITVTGKSMSVVPGWHVTVTQSASVPVERLTEPSREFTNTEGSSGGN, from the coding sequence ATGTTCGCCAGCCTCCACCGCCGCAGCCGGGACGAGCGCGGCTCAGTGACCATCCAGATGGTCTTCCTGATGCCCGCGCTGTTCCTGCTGATGTTCCTCGGCCTCCAAGGCGCCCTGTACTACCACGCGAAGCAGGTAGCGCTCGCGGCCGCGCAGGAGGGCGCCCGTGAGGCAGGCAGCGAGACCGGCACCCGCGACGCCGGTGTGGCCACGGCGAACACCTTCCTCCACGACGCCGGAGGCTCCGACGTGATGACCTCCACCAGCGTCTCCGGATCACGGACCACGACCACCGCCACGATCACCGTCACGGGCAAGTCCATGAGCGTTGTCCCCGGCTGGCACGTGACCGTCACCCAGAGCGCCAGCGTCCCGGTCGAGAGGCTGACGGAACCCTCCCGTGAGTTCACGAATACTGAAGGGTCTAGCGGTGGGAACTGA
- a CDS encoding type II secretion system F family protein → MTGLQIALASGALLGLALALLVWRLAPSDPDLVDALDRLSPDHVGPRRSAHGLDDAGTGTSSAVDRIGLWAMKNLPGGAWAHTPRKDLALLQISETRFYGEKVVWAMLGLIMPPLLAGFFSLIGLPLPFAIPTLGSLALGALFWFMPNYNAADDAKKARIEFSRALGAYIDMVATGVRDGSSGQQALRQAAEVGDKWVFKRIESELRRARYMTRAPWDSLHGLADELGVTELDDLADIMQQSGQDGAQIYNNLRARAAALRSAMLSAEVGKANATSERMYIPASLLGIVFMAILVTPSLLRFTT, encoded by the coding sequence ATGACCGGACTGCAGATCGCTCTCGCCAGCGGCGCCCTCCTCGGACTGGCCCTCGCCCTGCTCGTGTGGCGTCTCGCGCCGTCCGACCCTGATCTGGTCGACGCCCTGGACCGTCTCTCGCCTGACCACGTCGGGCCCCGCCGCAGCGCCCATGGCCTCGACGACGCCGGCACCGGCACCAGCTCGGCGGTCGACCGGATCGGCTTGTGGGCGATGAAGAACCTGCCCGGTGGTGCCTGGGCGCACACGCCCCGCAAGGACCTGGCGCTCCTGCAGATTAGCGAGACCCGGTTCTACGGCGAGAAGGTCGTCTGGGCGATGCTCGGGCTGATCATGCCGCCGCTACTTGCGGGATTCTTCAGCCTGATCGGGCTCCCGCTCCCGTTCGCGATCCCCACGCTCGGGTCGCTGGCCCTGGGCGCCCTGTTCTGGTTCATGCCCAACTACAACGCCGCCGACGACGCCAAGAAGGCCCGCATCGAGTTCAGCCGCGCCCTGGGCGCCTACATCGACATGGTGGCCACCGGTGTACGCGACGGATCCAGCGGCCAGCAGGCGCTGCGCCAGGCGGCCGAGGTCGGCGACAAGTGGGTCTTCAAGCGGATCGAGAGTGAGCTGCGCCGCGCCCGCTACATGACCCGCGCACCCTGGGACTCCCTGCACGGTCTGGCCGACGAGCTCGGGGTCACCGAGCTCGATGACCTCGCCGACATCATGCAGCAGTCCGGCCAGGACGGAGCCCAGATCTACAACAACCTCCGGGCCCGCGCCGCCGCACTCCGCTCGGCGATGCTCAGCGCCGAGGTCGGCAAGGCCAACGCCACCTCCGAGCGCATGTACATCCCAGCCAGCCTGCTCGGCATCGTCTTCATGGCGATCCTCGTCACCCCCTCCCTGCTCCGCTTCACCACCTGA
- a CDS encoding type II secretion system F family protein — translation MSTAFLPAVFGALIVIGLIGMVYALIPAPPKPRRPARPVTPFGRLGNWFVRLDRRTRMLMVGGAVAGLLVALVTGWVIAIVLVPAGIVGIPLLLTPPPAAASIEKLEALEEWTRSLSGKLTAGQSLRSALIKSLQSAPAPIEREVGLMVSRLWNNTASTEDVLRAFAEDLNDSTGDVVASQLILAASGRGQAGLAKALDALAETVASDVRARRQIAADQAKPRTTARTVTVITLGVLGMLAFTGDYIEPYGSPLGQVILAVLLSAYVATLLWLRRMAVAKPLPRFLDLQARNAHRAAQRTAPGDREGALA, via the coding sequence ATGAGCACCGCGTTCCTGCCCGCCGTCTTCGGCGCGCTCATCGTCATCGGCCTGATCGGGATGGTCTACGCGCTGATCCCGGCACCGCCGAAGCCGCGCCGTCCCGCCCGGCCCGTCACACCGTTCGGACGGCTGGGGAACTGGTTCGTCCGGCTCGACCGCCGCACCCGGATGCTGATGGTCGGCGGTGCCGTGGCCGGCCTCCTGGTCGCGCTGGTGACCGGCTGGGTGATCGCGATCGTGCTCGTCCCGGCCGGGATCGTCGGTATCCCGCTGTTGTTGACGCCCCCGCCGGCGGCCGCGAGCATCGAGAAGCTCGAGGCGCTCGAGGAGTGGACCCGGTCGCTGTCGGGCAAGCTGACCGCCGGCCAGTCCCTGCGCTCGGCGCTCATCAAGTCCCTACAGTCCGCGCCGGCGCCGATCGAGCGTGAGGTCGGACTGATGGTCTCCCGGTTGTGGAACAACACCGCCAGCACCGAGGACGTGCTGCGCGCCTTCGCCGAGGACCTCAACGACTCCACCGGCGACGTCGTGGCCAGCCAGCTGATCCTGGCAGCCAGCGGCCGCGGCCAGGCCGGTCTGGCGAAGGCCCTGGACGCCCTCGCCGAGACCGTCGCCTCCGATGTGCGCGCCCGCCGCCAGATCGCCGCCGACCAGGCCAAGCCCCGAACCACCGCCCGCACCGTCACCGTGATCACCCTCGGTGTGCTCGGCATGCTCGCCTTCACCGGCGACTACATCGAGCCCTACGGCTCGCCGCTGGGCCAGGTCATCCTCGCCGTCCTGCTCTCGGCCTACGTGGCCACCTTGCTGTGGTTGCGCCGGATGGCGGTCGCCAAGCCGCTCCCGCGGTTCCTGGACCTTCAGGCCCGCAACGCGCACCGCGCCGCCCAGCGCACGGCACCGGGCGACAGGGAAGGCGCACTCGCATGA